From a single Theropithecus gelada isolate Dixy chromosome 10, Tgel_1.0, whole genome shotgun sequence genomic region:
- the OCSTAMP gene encoding LOW QUALITY PROTEIN: osteoclast stimulatory transmembrane protein (The sequence of the model RefSeq protein was modified relative to this genomic sequence to represent the inferred CDS: inserted 1 base in 1 codon; deleted 1 base in 1 codon), translated as MPGHPGAAEHLVKTRWRSWHLGLWKALTPLQAAWDAFSQPVPANCSQLLTQLFLCASLAAAAAGLVYHWLAFLLLYPPGPSAMVAIVCGLLVFLSLGLVPPVRCLLALSVPTLGTEQGRRLLLSYSTATLAVAVVPNILANVGAAGQVLRCVTEGSLESLLNTTQQLHAASRTLGPAGQAGGRGLTFEAQDNGSAFYLHMLRVTQQVLEDFSGLESLARAAALGTQRVVTVLFMLGLLVESAWYLHCYLTDLRFDNIYATQQLTQRLAQAQATHLVAPPPTWLLQAARLRLSQEELLSCLLRLGLLALLLVATAVAVATDHVAFLLAQATVDWAQKLPTVPITLTVKYDVAYTVLGFIPFLFNQPPPESPFLSVHSSYQWELGLTSAHCPLLPARRPRAAAPLAAGALQLLAGSTVLLEAYARRLRHAIAASFFTAQEARRVRHLHARLQRRHDRHQGQQLSLGAPSCXPTPRPACKPPAWIDCRLDALRTESREGEGKELWSCRDLSCSLGPVPPPCVTLGRSLHRSELRLPPLHNDCIFTIDGTCFPRRDVVRMEGNTGRDRPG; from the exons ATGCCAGGCCACCCAGGAGCAGCTGAGCACCTTGTCAAGACCAG GTGGAGGTCCTGGCACTTGGGGCTCTGGAAGGCCCTCACCCCACTGCAGGCTGCCTGGGACGCCTTCTCCCAGCCTGTTCCGGCCAACTGTAGCCAGCTGCTGACCCAGCTCTTCCTGTGTGCCTCCCTGGCCGCTGCTGCTGCGGGTCTGGTTTATCACTGGCTGGCATTCTTGCTGCTTTATCCTCCTGGACCTTCAGCCATGGTGGCCATAGTCTGTGGCCTCCTGGTCTTCCTGAGCCTGGGCCTGGTGCCCCCAGTCCGCTGCCTGCTTGCACTCAGCGTGCCCAccctgggcacagagcagggaCGCCGGCTGCTCCTGTCCTACAGCACTGCCACCCTGGCCGTTGCTGTGGTGCCcaacatcctggccaacgtgggtGCGGCCGGGCAGGTGCTGAGGTGTGTCACCGAGGGTTCCCTGGAGAGTCTGCTCAACACCACTCAACAGTTGCACGCAGCATCCAGGACTCTGGGCCCCGCAGGCCAGGCAGGCGGCCGGGGCTTGACATTTGAGGCCCAGGACAATGGCTCTGCCTTCTACCTTCACATGCTCAGGGTCACTCAGCAGGTCCTGGAGGATTTCTCTGGCCTGGAGTCCCTGGCCCGGGCAGCAGCACTAGGGACCCAGCGAGTGGTCACAGTGCTGTTTATGCTGGGCCTCCTAGTGGAGTCGGCGTGGTACCTCCATTGCTACCTGACAGACCTGCGGTTTGACAATATCTACGCCACACAACAGCTGACCCAGCGGTTGGCACAGGCCCAGGCTACACACCTGGTGGCCCCTCCACCCACCTGGCTGCTCCAGGCGGCTCGGCTGAGGCTGTCACAGGAGGAGCTGTTGAGTTGTCTTCTAAGGCTGGGGCTGCTTGCCCTCCTCCTGGTGGCCACGGCTGTGGCAGTGGCCACAGACCATGTAGCCTTCCTCCTGGCACAGGCGACCGTGGACTGGGCTCAGAAGTTGCCAACTGTGCCCATCACGCTCACGGTCAAGTACGAT gTGGCATACACTGTCCTGGGCTTCATCCCTTTCCTCTTCAACCAGCCGCCCCCGGAGAGCCCCTTCCTCTCTGTCCACAGCTCCTACCAATGGGAGCTCGGCCTCACCTCCGCCCACTGCCCACTGCTACCCGCCCGGCGTCCCCGCGCAGCCGCCCCGCTGGCCGCGGGGGCCCTGCAGCTCCTGGCGGGCTCCACGGTGCTCCTGGAGGCTTACGCCCGCCGCCTGCGGCACGCCATCGCCGCTTCCTTCTTCACAGCCCAGGAGGCGAGGAGGGTCCGCCACCTGCACGCCCGGCTTCAGCGAAGACACGACAGGCACCAAGGCCAGCAGCTGTCCCTGGGGGCTCCTTCCT GCCCCACACCCAGACCTGCCTGCAAGCCTCCGGCATGGATAGACTGCAGGCTGGATGCCTTG AGAACCGAgagcagagagggagaggggaaagagcTTTGGAGTTGCAGAGACCTGAGTTGTAGCCTCGGTCCTGTGCCGCctccctgtgtgaccttgggtaggtCACTTCACCGCTCTGAGCTTCGGCTTCCACCTCTGCATAACGACTGCATATTTACCATTGATGGGACCTGTTTCCCACGCAGGGATGTGGTCAGGATGGAAGGAAATACTGGGCGTGATAGGCCTGGATAA